The genomic region GGTTGAGTAATGGCAATGATCAGAAGGTTGCTTGGAAAACTGTGGTTTGGAACAGATATAACGTTCCTAAGCATATGTTCATAATGTGGCTCATTCAACAGCAGCATTTGCTTACTATGGATAGATTGAAGAAAATGGGTATCTGTGAGGCTGGCCTATGTTTCCTGTGTGACCAGTTCCACGAAACTCACCAGCATCTATTTGAAGACTGCCCCTATATTATTGCCTGCTTCAATATTCTTCTTGGGTGGCTGGGCATCATCAATAGTGGGTTAAAAACTGGAGAAGCCTTGCTCGTTGATAGAAGACAGCCTCTCCTTATTCGTTTGCTGAAATGTTCTGTGGTTGTAGCACTTTATTATCATGTTTGGATGGTTAGAAATTCTTGCAGGATGGAGATATATGTCCCACGGCCTGATTGTCTTATTCAACACATTAGGGAGGATGTTAAATTAAGACTAAGTGTGTCATATGTAGGTTATATGCCACATCATTTGTTGGAATGGTGTAGGAGTAAAAGGTTGTACTAGTTGATCTTAATTAGGTAACTAGGATACATCTGAGTCATGAAAATGGTTGTAATGGTGTTCGTGTTTTGATTG from Silene latifolia isolate original U9 population chromosome 3, ASM4854445v1, whole genome shotgun sequence harbors:
- the LOC141649073 gene encoding uncharacterized protein LOC141649073, which codes for MSYNPTPSSSWAWRMICKVKEKFKPAYMSNMWHSHSDKYLIADGYNWLSNGNDQKVAWKTVVWNRYNVPKHMFIMWLIQQQHLLTMDRLKKMGICEAGLCFLCDQFHETHQHLFEDCPYIIACFNILLGWLGIINSGLKTGEALLVDRRQPLLIRLLKCSVVVALYYHVWMVRNSCRMEIYVPRPDCLIQHIREDVKLRLSVSYVGYMPHHLLEWCRSKRLY